A genome region from Streptomyces pratensis includes the following:
- a CDS encoding segregation and condensation protein A, translating into MPTADDTPRPHRRALGRGPGIRAAAAPAAPEAPAALREAYTASSAPPGAGAATEAPEPVPDVTGPAERPPVPPDALPLPEPAEAREAAAEAGAVPEAAQEAAAGAADDRRFTVRLVNFEGPFDLLLQLISKHKLDVTEVALSKVTDEFMAYIRAMGPDWDLDQTTEFLVVAATLLDLKAARLLPTAEVEDEADLALLEARDLLFARLLQYRAYKRIAEIFSDRLESESRRHPRTVGLEPQHAALLPEVVISIGPEGFARLAVKAMQPRPEPQVYVDHIHAPLVSVREQAEIVVARLRAEGEISFRVLTEDAADTLTVVARFLALLELYREKAVALDQEEALGDLVVRWAGGEGAEPVVTDEFDQETREPQEDVQE; encoded by the coding sequence ATGCCGACTGCCGACGACACGCCCCGCCCGCACCGCCGTGCCCTCGGCCGCGGGCCGGGGATACGGGCTGCGGCCGCCCCGGCGGCTCCTGAGGCTCCTGCGGCCCTCCGTGAGGCCTACACCGCCTCGTCGGCCCCGCCCGGCGCCGGGGCGGCCACAGAGGCCCCTGAGCCCGTTCCGGACGTCACCGGCCCTGCCGAGCGCCCTCCCGTCCCTCCGGACGCCCTTCCGCTCCCTGAGCCCGCGGAAGCCCGTGAGGCGGCTGCCGAGGCCGGAGCCGTGCCCGAGGCCGCCCAGGAGGCAGCCGCCGGGGCCGCAGACGACCGGCGGTTCACCGTGCGGCTCGTCAACTTCGAGGGCCCCTTCGACCTGCTCCTCCAGCTGATCTCCAAGCACAAGCTCGATGTGACCGAGGTCGCGCTGTCGAAGGTCACCGACGAGTTCATGGCGTACATCCGGGCCATGGGACCCGACTGGGACCTCGACCAGACCACCGAGTTCCTCGTCGTCGCCGCGACGCTCCTCGACCTGAAGGCCGCCCGGCTGCTCCCCACCGCCGAGGTGGAGGACGAGGCGGACCTCGCCCTCCTGGAGGCGCGGGACCTCCTCTTCGCGCGGCTGCTGCAGTACCGCGCGTACAAGCGGATCGCGGAGATCTTCAGCGACCGGCTGGAGTCCGAGTCCCGCCGCCACCCCCGTACCGTGGGGCTCGAACCCCAGCACGCCGCGCTGCTGCCCGAGGTCGTGATCAGCATCGGCCCCGAGGGGTTCGCCCGGCTCGCGGTCAAGGCTATGCAGCCGAGGCCCGAGCCGCAGGTGTACGTCGACCACATCCACGCGCCGCTGGTCAGCGTGCGCGAACAGGCGGAGATCGTGGTGGCGCGGCTGAGGGCCGAGGGCGAGATCAGCTTCCGGGTGCTCACCGAGGACGCGGCGGACACCCTCACCGTCGTCGCCCGCTTCCTGGCGCTCCTGGAGCTCTACCGGGAGAAGGCGGTCGCGCTCGACCAGGAGGAGGCGCTCGGAGACCTCGTGGTGCGCTGGGCCGGGGGCGAGGGCGCGGAACCGGTGGTCACGGACGAGTTCGACCAAGAGACGCGCGAGCCGCAGGAGGACGTACAGGAATGA